The window AGCAGCAAATTTACATGATTTATCTGATTTGCAACAACACTATACTCAAGAAAAGAGTGGAAGGAATGGGGCAAGGAACTTTGACATCCATTGGGATTAATTCATCTCTCACCAAAATTTCTTGGAACTGTTATGATTTCCCTCTTCCTCCTGCTGTCTTTATGCCGAGAGAATCGCTTGGACTTGTGTAGCTTTAATCGAACTGAAGGCACCTTACGGGCAACTGCCTGCCAGATCATTTGTACAGCATCCTCCTCCTGAGAAGGGTACTGGAACTCAAAGAACTTTTCGATCTCTTTGAGCCTCTTCCACCTCCTGGTCCATTCTTCCTTCTTGATACTCCTAATTAACTCAATGAGAAAATTCTTTTTCACGGCATCTGATGTGCGTACAAAGATGCAGAACTCAGAGTAGTCAAGGACATCCTCATAAGGGAGTTCAATTTCATCACTGATAATGACAGGGACACAGTGGCTCGCAATGGCATCAAACAGGCGATTTGATGATGGGGTATCACCAGCGATGTTGAGGCAGAATTTTGATGAGTGCATCCCTTGGCTAGCTTTATTGATTCCGTCCCTACTAACGCTCCCAAATGAGAAGTGCACATCTTTTTCATCCTTCAAAAGATAAAACAGTTCTTGTCGAACAATCCCACCCTGAAGATGAGAAAGTCAAATAAAATAAGCTCAGAATAGAATCATAGATATAGGAGCAGAAACAGAGTAAAGCACTGGCTGCGTTTTAATGATAATCCAAACCCAGAAAGCAAAGCACCAATGCAGAAGACAAACCTAGAAATAGGAGGAATTAATAAGCAAATAATCACCACGTAGATGATCTCAGGGTACCATGAAAACAATCTAAAACAGATTCCTTTTGCATTCGCAGAGAAGTATGAACAACCCGCAGATAAACAGGTTACTAGCAGATCTAGAATTAGCCAATGAGTTTGTTCTTTAGTCTAGAAGACTCCAAGGCAAGATCCAGTTGAACCAGTTGGCTGCCcttagattttcaaaataaatggaaaacaattcactGATAACAATTGAGTCATACAAATAACACTACATAAAAGAATATACAAGTTGAGCTTTGGACAATCATTTTGGGAACAGGATGGCTGATATGATATTCCCATGTTCAGTACTTATATCCATGAACTAACTGATTAATCCTGATCTATATTGAATTGCAGATAGCTCAATGAGAGAATTATTTCTGATTGGACCAAATAATGGCCCTCCAatagagatgaaagaagatatGCGAGAAATTAAGGAGGAGACATCAGCAGAAAGTGTTCGAGCATGGATAATTTAATGTTTAAATTGAATATTCCCTCTATCCCACAAAGACCGTCTAGTTTGAAAAATCCCTCATTTTAAGGAGCTTGTTGTCAATGTATTAATCACCTAGTAAttcaaaccttttttttttttatccccaaCATTACCCCTATTATTTTGGCTAATGTAAGAGGGAAGCAATTATGTCAAGTGAATACAATAAATGTATGGATAATTAAATAGGGGCATTATGGGGAATCTAACAAAACTTCAAATCTTGGTTTTAAAAATGGACAGACATTTTGGGAGTGAAAAAACCTCAAAACTATCTTTGtgagagggagggagaaaaattctataaaatTGAAGTCTCCATGGAACTGGTGTCATAGACTTCCACTTATGTAGGAAGATATTTTCATCTCAAAACACATTAAGTGAAAATTTATGACTAAGTTGTAGAAAATAATTCAGCAATTTCATTCCGAGACAGAAAAACACCTAAATCTGATATGAATGCTAAGAATCCAACTTCTTAACCACCCCTTGGATTGGACCCTAAAGTCAAAATTCAGCCAGGTCAATTGATCCCAATCAGACGTTAAGGATGAACTTTCCATCTGGATTAAAAACCTTCATTTGGAAAGAGAGACATGAAAACAACATGAAACAATTCACAAATCAACAGTTAGATCCAGCATCACTTATATAGGAGGGTCTGGCCATTAGAAACTTTGGACAATAGCGAATCCAAAAGGACAAAAACATTTTAACAGTTCTGATTTCTGAGCATGCTTTCTAATCTCAACACAAATGGCATCTTTGTCCTGTACGTAAGGATAATCTTGACATTAACAACATATCCTAAATGGTGGTTGAGTTAGATATCTAGATTGGAATCAACATTGTTGCACAAATAATTAAGGGTTGTGTTAGTGACACTACTAGGCTAGAAGAACAAGAGGACTGGAAGCATGAGACATGTAAAATACTTCAAAGGGTTCATGCTAGGGAAGTTTAAAGACTTGTTTGTATATAGTATTATAGTCCATATGAAAATAGTTCAGGTTAAATCTAAGGAAAACGTTAAAATCCAATGAAATCCTAGGAAAGACTAAGCACTTTAAAGGAACACTGGAGAAAATCGTAGACGGTATGTGATTGATGGTACCAACATTCAAGAAAAAAACTTGATACGAATAGCATAGAACATCCTTGGATCTTTCAGAAATAACAAATATTCAGACAGAGGATAGAATTTATCCAAGAGAATCAAACAGATCAACCTTATGCATGATTATGTGGGATTTGATGTGTTGGGTCCTGCTCACTTCATCTATATATGATGTACTAGCCATGCATGTGACTGAATATACACACTGATTTCACTCTTCTTATCGAACTAGAACATACAGCTCCCTGCCTGCTTGAGATTCATATATCACCTAGTCACCTACAATCTATGGACAGTGATCCCTTCAGTACAGTTGCAGGAGTGGGCTTTATTGGAAAATGAAAAACCTAACTATGCATCTTGACAGACCATGTTCTATGAGACAACTCCTATTACAGGCCAACGAGAGCTTGCACATCCGAGCCCCCATCTCCCCTTTTTCCATGCTTTTCTCAGAGAACTGGAGAAGATGCAATCAATAGAATTAATCTGACCCTCATTGTGCTTGTGCTCCTTTCAGCTAATTTTAAGCAAATATTAATTAGCTGTAAGGATCTAAGAATTAACCAGGAACAACAAGTACTACATAACCAAATATAGGGTTTCAACTTTCTATATGCTGTAAGGATCTAAGGATTAACCCGGCCATCCCAaattccaacttatctgtcttTTGTACATTTCAAACTTATTTTTGGCACTGTTCTGCTTCTTTAAAAGTTTAAACCTATGGAGAAATCTCTTTTATACCCACTGAGTTTGAACAAAGCAACCAGGATTGATGTATAACAGGGTCGTCAGTGAGTAATGGGACATGTCACATGGGGGTAGGTTAAGTAAACTCCAGGTAAATAGATTTCTAAGGCACTTACTGACAGGCCCAGGTAAGGtttctccattgtgacctagtggttgtgggttcgagtcgggaaacagcctctctgcaaagcagGGGTGTGGCTGCATACATTAATAACCCTCCCCGGACCACACTGGctggagcctcatgcactgggtacgcccttttttttactGACAGGCCCAGGATATGACTGACGCAGAGCTAAGGTACCCTGGTAAATCTAATTAGTTATAAGGCTTGGCACTGCAAGAGACTAATGAGTTGACCTGGCTCAATCCACAAATATCAATTTTCTGCGATCGTTTGAACAGAAATTTCAGCTCCTTGATATGATAAATTGCCTTCAAAACAGTAAAGTTGTGACACTCATCTGGGATAGAAAACAAAAACCTGCACCCATCCCAACATAGCTTCTAATTATGTATGAGTTCTCAAGGAATCTAGTATGTTGGAGTAACAACCTGATTGGGGAGCAATAATCGATCTCAAGTTGTTCTTGATTGAATACTTGGTCATGGAGGAAAAATGGCAATAACAGTATATAAAGTGGCAAAGATGAACCTATGTGGAGTCTGTTCTTTTCACATGGAAAAATCTTGTAGCATTTCAACAGTTGACATAAACAAGTTGTGTAACTGGAAGACCATATTTCTTCTTAATTCAAACTAGAAGAATCACATATAGGAACAAAGCAACACAATCAAGAGTCAAATAAAATGTGATATAAAACTACTGCAACAACCATAGATGAATAAACTACAAAATTAGCATTCCCTCAAAAAAGGAATAAACTGCAAAATAGAAAGGTgataataaaaaagaacattAGCCAGACAATAAATAGATAAGAGGTACACGACAGGATGCTCTACAAAGAGGAGGAACATACATCTTTCCTGTATATGGCTCCTTGGAAATACAGCAAAGTTGGACGATCGTCAAAGCCAGACGAATCATTGACAAAAGTTTTGATAACATGTTTGTAAGGTGCAATCACATCCTTTTCAACATTAGCTATGGTAGGAGGGTATCTCCCAAAATCTGCAAGTATGAACATGGCAGGCCACAGCTTCATCCTTGCATATAACATGCTATTTGGATGATGGGCCATGATTATATGATCACGTCCCCCTGATCTCTTCCACTCCTCTTGAGATGTTAGAAACATCACCAGATTCTCTTGTAACAATTGGTTCCTATTCTTCTTTTCATGTGGCTGAAGCCTGGAATATCTGTTATAGGTCAAGGAGGAAAAGAATGGAACAAAGATGACATCTGCCTCACTTGAGTTGTGCACTCTCACAGCACTACGAGCACCCGCTGAGTCAGGAAATGTTGATGAGAGGAGATCTAAAGTCAGCCAATATTCTATGCTGTGTTGCAAGTTCAAACCTCCTGGATAATCAGGTATTTTGGTTTTAAGATCTGGCCATACATTATCCCCTTCAGGTTTCCAATTCAAGAGGCCAAAGTGGAATTCAGGAGGTAAATCATACATGAAAACCTTGAGAACTACCTTATTTGGATTGCATTTCATCAATTTTTCAACTTGGGGTGCTTCCTTCTCATAATCCACAGAGACTGGCATGTTGGGGATTGAAAGGTCAACGTTATCCTGATTTCGGGGTTGAGAGTTTCCATTTTCAACCACTGCAAAGAGCTTGGAATTGGGTAATGTGCTGAGGTCAACAAAGTGAGGGCGGCTTGTGGAAC is drawn from Telopea speciosissima isolate NSW1024214 ecotype Mountain lineage chromosome 1, Tspe_v1, whole genome shotgun sequence and contains these coding sequences:
- the LOC122648782 gene encoding probable arabinosyltransferase ARAD1 — encoded protein: MAERNPHFRRSSLFCMLAITSVLFFLSWFFVLRSTSRPHFVDLSTLPNSKLFAVVENGNSQPRNQDNVDLSIPNMPVSVDYEKEAPQVEKLMKCNPNKVVLKVFMYDLPPEFHFGLLNWKPEGDNVWPDLKTKIPDYPGGLNLQHSIEYWLTLDLLSSTFPDSAGARSAVRVHNSSEADVIFVPFFSSLTYNRYSRLQPHEKKNRNQLLQENLVMFLTSQEEWKRSGGRDHIIMAHHPNSMLYARMKLWPAMFILADFGRYPPTIANVEKDVIAPYKHVIKTFVNDSSGFDDRPTLLYFQGAIYRKDGGIVRQELFYLLKDEKDVHFSFGSVSRDGINKASQGMHSSKFCLNIAGDTPSSNRLFDAIASHCVPVIISDEIELPYEDVLDYSEFCIFVRTSDAVKKNFLIELIRSIKKEEWTRRWKRLKEIEKFFEFQYPSQEEDAVQMIWQAVARKVPSVRLKLHKSKRFSRHKDSRRKREIITVPRNFGER